One Dictyoglomus thermophilum H-6-12 DNA window includes the following coding sequences:
- a CDS encoding LPS-assembly protein LptD — protein sequence MESKKVVNFITFLLFISLFILRVAFSQEASWKIKAEKIYFHWESQEFEAYENVEFLGRDISVKADYIKGNVKEGFFEAKGNIVFKDKNGEFNAEYMDYYYKDDRAIIKNVKLKYPVPESNEKMYIKGEEVKWEKGNVDLKKGSFTTCSYDMPHYYISSSQVEYFPNDRIVFINMVFFLRFPYPYFYIPIFYVPYYVLPLTKEPSPFPQFGYDSTLGLYFSYPLTYSLWGLPGVLTFLVSQNQGIQFTLNQKYQFPNLSGNINTYYLYNYLYNTDQFKFSLSGLYKPSSNLSFNFNTNYLLYPYSQNYSFQSSAQLSYTLKSFRSNIQANYNKTNSQDTFNTDINSSIRLSDKFNLSTNIKYNTLNIVSRSSVEDLQGNVKFEFNDQGQNFYIYANQRWTNTNDYLLRRLPEVYYGRSFNLLGVPSKMEFLFGNYIEPSYPFTVKTWKMGYYLTLSPKISLSFMNVNANMGYKQEFYGTQDARYILYANLSSNYKISSIVSGGISYNFQWLGRDIITGDLGNSPFYFDYASNLNNLNLSLNLGTPDVRLSFQESYNFITSSLSPLSISGLIRSGNNFVLTARTSYNFNIQKLNPIFLQGTLNYPWLSIGFGSLYDVNLGSFQRIDYRLVLKITGDWHYAGNISLTGYYLPSTGNTLYSLSIDKDLHCFNLKFIYYFPFQSFQFSLALKAFPTKGIEFIGRPEGFSLLPNF from the coding sequence ATGGAAAGTAAGAAAGTGGTAAATTTTATAACCTTTTTGCTTTTCATAAGTCTTTTTATCCTTAGAGTTGCCTTTTCTCAGGAAGCCTCTTGGAAGATAAAGGCAGAAAAGATCTATTTCCATTGGGAAAGCCAAGAATTTGAAGCATATGAAAATGTAGAGTTTTTAGGAAGAGATATATCAGTAAAAGCAGATTACATAAAGGGGAATGTGAAAGAAGGATTCTTTGAGGCAAAGGGCAACATAGTTTTTAAGGATAAGAATGGAGAGTTTAATGCGGAATACATGGATTACTACTATAAAGATGATAGGGCAATTATAAAGAATGTAAAGCTTAAATATCCTGTGCCAGAAAGTAATGAAAAGATGTATATAAAGGGAGAAGAAGTCAAATGGGAAAAGGGTAATGTAGATCTGAAGAAAGGGAGTTTTACCACTTGCTCTTATGATATGCCCCACTATTATATTTCTTCGTCTCAGGTTGAATATTTTCCTAATGATAGAATAGTATTTATAAACATGGTATTTTTCTTAAGGTTCCCTTATCCTTATTTCTATATTCCTATCTTTTATGTTCCCTATTATGTTCTTCCTCTTACAAAAGAGCCATCGCCATTTCCCCAATTTGGGTATGATTCAACCTTAGGATTGTACTTCTCTTATCCCTTGACCTATTCTTTGTGGGGACTTCCAGGAGTTTTAACTTTTTTAGTCTCTCAAAATCAAGGAATTCAATTTACCTTAAATCAAAAATATCAATTTCCTAATTTATCAGGAAATATTAATACTTATTACCTCTATAACTATCTCTACAATACCGATCAATTTAAATTTTCCCTCTCTGGCTTATATAAGCCTTCTTCTAACCTTTCTTTTAACTTCAATACCAATTATTTACTTTATCCCTATTCACAAAATTACTCTTTTCAAAGTTCAGCTCAACTATCCTATACTCTAAAGTCTTTTAGATCTAATATACAGGCAAATTACAATAAAACTAACTCTCAGGATACTTTTAACACTGACATTAATTCTTCAATTAGGTTAAGTGATAAGTTTAATCTTTCTACCAATATAAAATACAATACTTTAAACATTGTTTCGAGAAGTAGTGTGGAAGATTTACAAGGAAACGTTAAATTTGAATTCAATGATCAGGGGCAAAATTTTTACATATATGCTAACCAGCGTTGGACAAATACTAATGATTATCTTCTAAGAAGACTTCCTGAAGTTTACTATGGTAGAAGCTTTAATCTTTTAGGTGTTCCGTCTAAGATGGAATTTCTCTTTGGTAACTATATTGAACCTTCTTATCCTTTTACGGTGAAGACATGGAAAATGGGATATTATTTAACCCTTTCTCCTAAAATTAGTTTATCCTTTATGAATGTAAATGCTAATATGGGGTATAAACAAGAATTTTATGGAACTCAAGATGCAAGATATATTTTGTATGCTAATCTTTCCTCAAACTATAAAATTTCATCAATAGTTTCTGGTGGGATTTCTTATAATTTCCAATGGTTGGGAAGGGATATAATTACTGGTGATTTAGGAAACTCTCCTTTTTACTTTGATTACGCTTCTAATTTAAATAATTTAAACCTTTCTTTGAATTTAGGAACACCAGATGTTAGATTAAGTTTCCAGGAATCTTACAATTTCATAACCAGCTCCCTTTCCCCTCTTTCTATTTCTGGATTAATAAGGTCGGGAAATAATTTTGTTTTAACAGCAAGAACTTCTTATAATTTTAATATCCAAAAACTAAATCCTATCTTTCTTCAAGGTACTCTTAATTATCCTTGGCTCTCTATAGGTTTTGGAAGTTTGTATGATGTCAATTTAGGATCATTCCAAAGAATTGATTATAGGTTGGTTTTAAAAATAACTGGAGATTGGCATTATGCTGGTAATATATCTCTTACTGGTTATTACTTGCCTT
- a CDS encoding LptF/LptG family permease, which produces MRIKTYHKYIFSEILGPFFLGIFGFILVMLIQILYEFSDFIIMRRVSFETVLKLLYYKIPSLFVFVIPVSLLFAIIFSFGRLMRDGEIFAMRSSGIYFFTLALAPLLFSVFLSFVLWFFTYSLIPESNYRSNRLIQKYFFLNPAPVKGENIFFHDEEGRYYYVKKIIEDKNIMQNVLVFDTSSSNKYPIIYTAEEAVWNRDSLVLKNGVVHHLGDDAFVIWEGKFEEFKINLPQDFMYIFYRDRTPQEMPTSELRKRIEVYKKAGVSARSYLVENYLRIAQSVAVPIFALMGFSVILLTGRGGRLWGTAFSIIIAFFYYGFNIIARSLGEYAVFSPFLSAWLPNITLGSLSLGVFIWKVRKW; this is translated from the coding sequence ATGAGGATTAAAACTTATCATAAATACATATTTAGTGAAATATTAGGTCCCTTTTTTCTAGGGATTTTCGGATTTATTCTGGTAATGTTGATTCAAATTCTGTATGAGTTTTCAGACTTTATTATTATGAGAAGAGTAAGCTTTGAGACTGTTTTAAAGCTTCTTTACTACAAAATTCCGTCTTTGTTTGTATTTGTTATACCTGTGTCCTTACTTTTTGCCATTATTTTTTCCTTTGGAAGACTTATGAGAGATGGCGAAATCTTTGCTATGAGATCAAGTGGTATATACTTTTTTACCCTTGCTTTAGCTCCTCTTCTATTTTCTGTATTTCTTTCTTTTGTCCTTTGGTTTTTTACTTATTCTCTTATTCCTGAGTCAAACTATAGGTCAAATAGGCTTATTCAGAAATATTTCTTTTTAAATCCTGCGCCTGTAAAGGGAGAAAATATATTTTTTCATGATGAAGAGGGTAGGTATTATTATGTAAAGAAAATAATAGAAGATAAAAACATTATGCAAAATGTGTTAGTTTTTGATACCTCATCCTCTAATAAGTATCCCATAATCTATACGGCAGAGGAGGCTGTATGGAATAGAGATTCTCTGGTTTTAAAAAATGGTGTGGTTCATCACCTTGGAGATGATGCTTTTGTGATATGGGAAGGAAAATTTGAAGAGTTTAAAATAAATCTTCCCCAAGATTTTATGTATATCTTTTATAGGGATAGGACTCCTCAGGAGATGCCAACTAGTGAGCTTAGGAAAAGAATTGAGGTTTACAAAAAGGCAGGAGTGTCTGCAAGATCATACCTGGTAGAAAATTATCTTAGGATTGCTCAGAGTGTGGCTGTTCCTATCTTTGCTCTCATGGGATTTAGTGTAATTCTTCTTACAGGTAGAGGGGGAAGATTGTGGGGTACTGCTTTTAGTATAATTATTGCTTTCTTTTATTATGGTTTTAATATCATAGCAAGGTCCTTAGGAGAATATGCGGTATTTTCTCCATTTCTTTCTGCTTGGCTACCTAATATAACCTTGGGAAGTTTGAGTTTGGGAGTATTCATATGGAAAGTAAGAAAGTGGTAA
- the lptC gene encoding LPS export ABC transporter periplasmic protein LptC has translation MKRIICIFMILIFITVPVLSQTKNPVKITAQKISYDYGKKTTRAEGNVVVIYKPGQEDETRITATLVFYNQDTNVVEAPGKVNISQKDLSIVGEDLKVDLKKEVLELKKNVNMVLQRKADNKVEITKLFAQSVVYSLKNKTGNMTGGVRIERDDLTVSSSSADFDTDKEIYTFVDNVKMVDKDKNEINCKKLVVYVKDKVVMAEGNIDTTFYVTE, from the coding sequence ATGAAGAGAATAATATGTATTTTCATGATCTTAATATTTATCACAGTTCCTGTTTTATCTCAGACTAAAAATCCTGTAAAGATTACTGCCCAGAAGATTTCCTATGATTATGGAAAAAAGACCACTCGGGCAGAAGGAAATGTGGTAGTAATCTACAAGCCAGGGCAAGAAGACGAAACGAGAATTACTGCAACTCTCGTGTTTTACAATCAAGATACCAATGTGGTTGAAGCTCCAGGGAAGGTAAATATATCTCAAAAGGATTTAAGTATAGTAGGCGAAGATTTAAAAGTAGACTTGAAAAAAGAGGTTCTTGAACTTAAAAAGAATGTCAATATGGTGCTCCAAAGAAAAGCAGATAACAAAGTTGAGATTACAAAGCTTTTTGCTCAAAGTGTGGTCTACTCATTAAAAAATAAGACGGGGAATATGACAGGAGGAGTAAGGATTGAGAGAGACGATTTAACAGTTTCTTCAAGTAGTGCTGATTTTGATACTGATAAGGAGATTTATACCTTTGTGGATAATGTGAAGATGGTAGATAAGGATAAGAATGAGATAAATTGTAAGAAACTTGTGGTTTATGTGAAAGATAAAGTAGTTATGGCGGAGGGTAATATTGATACTACCTTCTATGTAACCGAGTAG
- the lnt gene encoding apolipoprotein N-acyltransferase produces the protein MDRIKLLSLFISIALYILSYPPFNIPFLIFFAIVPLFLLLPKLSPKEAFLYGFLYGFGFYGINFYWIPNLVAKFANLWVGILANLLLISYLSLYYGIFLWGVKKKEESIFFPAFFMALLQWIRSHGPLAFNWGSLGEPLVNIIPFLQWASVFGELGLSFFVVLVNRVFSKWRALNFHKKIGFILFVFFVFLSGFLMLGDSEIKYKIGAVQGNYDSFSKYFYTNIYDQFIVHRDLALKLPNNLDLIVFAESVLFCYLNEYPEYLTGLRELSEYKNSPLLIGALERRDNKIYNSAYLIAQDGSYVTHKKAQLVPFVEEVPFPFTLVIPEYFRGLIGNYNRGPGFNPLLLKEKSIGVLICFESLFSDLARELSKKGSDFLVVITNDGWFEGTPAVYQHRNQSLLRAVENRISLVQVANTGITFFVDPFGRVIRESKEGERNIFVAGLPKRVFSVYTFWGDLPIFIGFIIFLLIKLIKE, from the coding sequence ATGGACCGAATAAAGTTATTGTCGCTTTTTATTTCTATAGCTTTATATATCCTTTCTTATCCACCCTTTAACATTCCTTTTCTTATATTCTTTGCTATTGTTCCTCTTTTTCTCTTGCTCCCCAAACTCTCCCCAAAAGAAGCTTTTCTCTATGGCTTCTTATATGGTTTTGGATTCTATGGAATTAATTTTTATTGGATTCCAAATTTGGTGGCTAAATTTGCAAATTTGTGGGTAGGTATATTGGCAAATCTTCTTCTTATCTCTTATCTCTCTTTATATTATGGGATTTTCCTGTGGGGAGTTAAAAAGAAGGAAGAATCCATATTTTTCCCTGCTTTTTTTATGGCTCTTCTCCAATGGATAAGGTCTCATGGCCCTCTTGCCTTTAATTGGGGATCCTTAGGAGAGCCTCTGGTAAATATAATTCCTTTCCTCCAGTGGGCAAGTGTTTTTGGAGAATTAGGTCTTTCCTTTTTTGTTGTCTTGGTAAATAGGGTTTTTTCAAAGTGGAGAGCGTTAAATTTTCATAAAAAAATAGGTTTTATCTTATTTGTATTTTTTGTTTTTCTCTCTGGTTTTCTAATGCTTGGAGATTCTGAAATTAAGTATAAAATAGGAGCTGTACAGGGAAATTACGATAGTTTCTCTAAATATTTTTACACTAATATTTATGATCAATTTATAGTTCATAGAGACTTAGCCTTAAAGCTTCCTAACAATTTGGATCTTATAGTTTTTGCAGAGAGTGTTCTCTTCTGCTATCTTAATGAGTATCCTGAGTATTTAACAGGTTTAAGAGAGCTATCAGAATACAAGAATAGTCCACTTCTTATTGGAGCCTTGGAGAGAAGGGATAATAAAATATACAACTCTGCCTATCTTATAGCTCAAGATGGAAGTTATGTGACTCATAAGAAAGCCCAACTTGTACCTTTTGTAGAGGAAGTTCCATTTCCTTTTACTCTTGTAATACCTGAATATTTCAGAGGATTAATAGGAAATTATAATAGAGGACCTGGTTTTAATCCCCTTCTTTTAAAGGAAAAATCTATTGGGGTTCTAATATGTTTTGAGTCTTTGTTCTCAGATCTTGCAAGGGAGTTATCTAAGAAAGGTAGTGATTTTCTTGTGGTTATAACTAATGATGGATGGTTTGAGGGTACGCCTGCAGTTTATCAGCATAGGAATCAATCTCTTTTGAGAGCAGTTGAAAATAGGATTTCTCTTGTTCAAGTGGCAAATACGGGTATTACCTTCTTTGTGGATCCTTTTGGCAGGGTAATTAGGGAGAGTAAAGAAGGGGAGAGGAATATTTTTGTGGCAGGTTTACCTAAAAGAGTATTTTCTGTTTATACTTTTTGGGGAGATTTACCAATTTTTATAGGCTTTATTATTTTTCTTTTGATAAAATTAATAAAAGAATGA
- a CDS encoding sensor histidine kinase, giving the protein MKIAWKITLIYAFILFFLIIILSFIFYVQTQNVLMDENKKDLYRTFMGLGIGRGFMMGRMMGGRISSFYISEKENIIQDPFNLGLVEKEGIYQTSEGSYVLVIKRNDYFIGKDITSTIISLNRLRRTSIFISLLGIVPSLFIGYFLSQRMLYPIRKIIRDANLIDIKKPGNRIELPSARDELWELANTLNVLLDRIEKAYKREEEFSSDISHELKTPLTSILGYIRMLKRWGKEDKKVLEESLDILESTTLDMINMVDTLLEISRVPEDIEKEDVDVGEFLREIWEKYKGIYPNFEFKIRINDGPIIKTSKKVIEIILGILIDNAVKNSLDKKEIEIGYKEGKFFVRDFGRGIPEEEIPKIFERFYKLDKSRSSKGYGLGLSLAKKLAESIGSDIIVESKEGEGSVFYIKV; this is encoded by the coding sequence ATGAAGATTGCATGGAAAATTACGCTTATTTATGCTTTTATTCTTTTCTTTCTTATAATCATTCTTTCTTTTATTTTTTATGTACAAACTCAAAATGTTTTAATGGACGAGAATAAGAAAGACCTCTATAGGACCTTTATGGGGCTTGGTATAGGAAGGGGCTTTATGATGGGAAGAATGATGGGGGGAAGGATTTCCTCTTTTTATATCTCGGAGAAGGAGAATATAATTCAGGATCCCTTTAACTTAGGGCTTGTAGAAAAGGAAGGTATATACCAGACTTCTGAAGGAAGTTATGTGCTGGTTATAAAGAGAAATGATTACTTTATTGGAAAGGATATAACTTCCACCATAATTTCTTTAAATCGTTTAAGGAGAACCTCTATTTTTATCTCCCTCTTAGGAATAGTTCCCTCTCTTTTTATTGGTTATTTTCTATCTCAAAGAATGTTGTATCCTATTCGTAAAATTATAAGGGATGCTAATTTAATTGATATTAAAAAGCCAGGAAATAGGATAGAGCTTCCATCGGCAAGGGACGAGTTATGGGAACTTGCAAATACTCTTAATGTTTTACTTGATAGAATAGAGAAAGCCTACAAAAGGGAGGAAGAATTTTCTTCTGATATATCTCATGAGTTAAAAACTCCCTTGACTTCTATTTTGGGATATATAAGAATGCTTAAGAGATGGGGAAAAGAGGATAAGAAGGTTTTGGAAGAGTCTTTGGATATATTGGAAAGTACTACTTTAGATATGATAAACATGGTGGATACTCTTCTTGAAATATCAAGGGTTCCTGAAGATATTGAAAAGGAAGATGTAGATGTTGGAGAATTTCTAAGAGAGATTTGGGAAAAGTATAAAGGTATATATCCTAATTTCGAATTTAAGATACGTATTAATGATGGTCCTATAATAAAGACTTCAAAGAAAGTGATAGAAATTATTTTGGGGATTCTCATTGATAATGCTGTTAAAAACTCTCTTGATAAAAAAGAGATTGAGATAGGATATAAAGAAGGAAAATTTTTTGTTAGAGATTTTGGAAGGGGAATACCTGAGGAGGAAATACCAAAAATCTTTGAAAGATTTTATAAGCTTGATAAATCAAGAAGTAGTAAGGGGTATGGTTTGGGGCTTTCTCTTGCTAAAAAGCTTGCAGAAAGTATTGGATCTGATATTATAGTGGAGAGTAAGGAAGGAGAGGGAAGTGTATTTTACATAAAAGTATGA
- a CDS encoding response regulator transcription factor — protein MKILVLEDDKKIAHLLELELTHEGHEVRVVGDGYDALIEAEEFKPDVVILDIMLPGLSGKEVAKRLRDKYPDLGIIMLTALGDVKDKVEAFNLGADDYVVKPFSIEELLARIQAVARRKERKEEVISSEGIELYVDQHRVIVDGKEVDLSKTEFSLLYLLMKNENIVLSKEKILSSIWGDYDDERENLVEVYINYLRKKLGDKGKYIKTIRGIGYSFRKD, from the coding sequence ATGAAAATTCTTGTGTTAGAGGACGACAAAAAGATAGCTCATCTTTTGGAGTTAGAGCTTACCCATGAAGGTCATGAGGTGAGGGTTGTGGGGGATGGGTATGATGCTCTAATTGAAGCGGAAGAATTTAAGCCTGATGTGGTTATTCTTGATATTATGCTACCAGGACTTTCTGGAAAAGAGGTGGCTAAAAGATTAAGGGATAAGTATCCTGACCTTGGAATAATAATGCTTACTGCCTTAGGAGATGTAAAGGATAAGGTGGAGGCTTTTAATTTAGGAGCAGATGATTATGTGGTTAAACCTTTTAGTATAGAAGAACTTCTTGCAAGAATCCAGGCTGTTGCAAGGAGAAAAGAAAGAAAAGAGGAGGTTATAAGCAGTGAGGGGATTGAGCTTTATGTAGATCAGCATAGGGTAATTGTGGATGGCAAAGAGGTAGATTTATCTAAAACTGAATTTTCTCTTCTTTATCTTCTCATGAAGAATGAGAATATTGTTCTTTCTAAGGAGAAGATTTTGTCATCGATATGGGGAGATTACGATGATGAAAGAGAGAATCTTGTAGAGGTATATATAAACTATTTGAGGAAAAAATTGGGGGATAAGGGGAAATATATTAAAACTATAAGGGGAATAGGTTATTCCTTTAGGAAGGATTAA
- the heR gene encoding heliorhodopsin HeR, which produces MRRFNLFMGFLHLLQGILMIVLSNDKTYPIYSNFLAFDRVTSSLEPNPQLIYNLRFGPAVALFLLISAIAHFYISTVGYNQYVSFLKRRMNPIRFYEYALSSSLMIVLIGMLVGVWDIGTLIAMFGVNATMNLFGIMFEIHNQYTEKTNWLAFIYGCFAGIIPWIVIFLYFYGSLSSSEAKPPAFVYAIIPTIFIFFNMFAINAFLQHKKVGPWKDYLFGEKVYILLSLFSKSALAWMIFAGTLAPV; this is translated from the coding sequence TTGCGAAGATTTAATCTTTTTATGGGATTTCTTCACCTTTTGCAAGGAATTTTGATGATCGTTTTGAGCAATGATAAAACTTATCCCATTTATTCCAACTTTTTAGCTTTTGATAGGGTAACTTCTTCTCTTGAACCTAATCCTCAATTAATCTATAATTTGAGATTTGGTCCTGCTGTAGCTCTCTTTTTACTTATTTCTGCCATAGCTCATTTTTATATTTCTACCGTTGGTTATAATCAGTATGTCAGCTTTCTGAAAAGGAGAATGAACCCAATTAGATTCTATGAATATGCTTTAAGTTCTTCTCTTATGATAGTGTTAATAGGTATGTTGGTAGGAGTTTGGGATATAGGCACATTAATTGCTATGTTTGGAGTTAATGCTACCATGAATCTTTTTGGAATAATGTTTGAGATTCATAATCAATATACTGAAAAAACTAATTGGCTTGCTTTTATATATGGCTGTTTTGCGGGAATTATTCCTTGGATTGTGATTTTTCTTTACTTTTATGGTTCTCTTAGTTCTTCAGAGGCCAAGCCTCCAGCTTTTGTTTATGCAATCATTCCTACAATTTTTATTTTCTTCAATATGTTTGCAATTAATGCTTTCTTACAGCATAAAAAGGTTGGCCCTTGGAAGGATTATCTCTTTGGAGAGAAGGTTTACATACTTTTGAGCCTATTTTCCAAGAGTGCTTTAGCCTGGATGATTTTTGCAGGAACTTTAGCACCAGTTTAG
- a CDS encoding glycosyltransferase family 2 protein produces the protein MDVSVIIPTYNRRKILEITLPPILNQDFEGKYEVILSDDGSEDETSSYIEELKEKYTQLRYIKNKERRGPAYTRNRALEIAQGRLIVFIDSDIYVKKDFLKNHFEIQKENNFNVLVQGPVINTYNLEKPWEEKFKLRDFSSAYFATGNASIARDILLKTGFFDENFTFYGWEDLELGIRIKKLNIRKINSEKVTVWHIQTPPKLENLSYLINKEKERARSAIYFYQKHPILEVKMMIQLGRIYEIGNFIQRFFGLLNEKNIEKWWHWAEKRGHHTLSQIFLSGVLNKVYLEELKRIYL, from the coding sequence ATGGATGTAAGTGTAATTATACCTACATACAACAGAAGAAAAATCTTAGAAATTACTCTTCCCCCAATACTCAATCAAGACTTTGAGGGAAAGTATGAAGTTATTCTCTCTGACGATGGTTCAGAAGATGAAACCTCTTCTTATATAGAGGAACTTAAAGAAAAATATACCCAACTAAGATATATAAAAAACAAGGAAAGGAGAGGACCTGCCTATACAAGAAATAGAGCCCTTGAAATTGCGCAAGGCAGATTGATAGTTTTTATAGATAGCGACATATATGTAAAAAAAGACTTTTTAAAAAATCATTTTGAAATCCAAAAAGAGAATAACTTTAATGTACTTGTCCAAGGACCTGTAATCAACACTTATAATCTTGAAAAACCATGGGAAGAAAAATTTAAACTAAGAGACTTCTCCTCGGCTTATTTTGCTACAGGTAACGCAAGTATTGCGAGAGATATTTTACTGAAAACAGGCTTCTTTGACGAAAACTTCACTTTCTATGGATGGGAAGATTTGGAACTTGGAATAAGAATTAAAAAATTAAACATTAGAAAAATAAATTCTGAAAAAGTTACTGTATGGCATATACAAACTCCGCCTAAGCTTGAGAATCTCTCCTACCTTATAAATAAAGAAAAAGAAAGAGCAAGATCTGCCATATATTTTTATCAAAAACATCCCATATTAGAGGTAAAGATGATGATACAACTTGGGAGAATATACGAGATAGGAAACTTTATACAAAGGTTTTTCGGATTATTAAATGAAAAAAACATTGAAAAATGGTGGCACTGGGCAGAAAAAAGGGGACACCATACTTTATCTCAAATATTTCTCTCGGGAGTACTCAATAAAGTTTATTTAGAAGAGCTTAAAAGAATCTATTTATAA
- a CDS encoding alpha-glucosidase/alpha-galactosidase, which produces MVKISIIGAGSVSFSMKLIQDLNYYKDLSGSTVVFMDINEERLDLVYTLADKYMKETGANLKLEKTTDRKKAIDGADFVINTVKVGGYHNMEKEREIAESLGYYRGFGDRVSDYYGGFAAYEQLKFIRELAKDVEKFAPDAWYMQVSNPVFEGTNLALRETGLKVVGFCHGYLELFHLIRVLGLDPKDVEEQVAGFNHSIFLTKFKYKGENAYPLIDKWIEEEAPKLWSSYEYMISPWEYTQLSPASVEMYRLYGLFPIGDTPRAVSPWWFHTDLNEKKKWYPAGGPDSEIGWTMYLYGLKMRLAQMERLARDPNVSIVKELPVEESMESIIPFVDAIVNNHRRRLVLNVPNQGAIPGIPDDVIVEIPVYVDKNGIEREKIEKIPSRLMLYVLIPRWLRMERILQAFQEGDRISLLLMVMDDPRTKSFEQGKNLVETMLSQPWNEEMNKHYK; this is translated from the coding sequence ATGGTTAAGATTAGTATTATAGGTGCAGGTAGCGTGTCCTTCTCTATGAAGCTTATCCAAGATCTTAATTATTACAAAGATCTCTCTGGAAGTACTGTGGTATTTATGGATATAAATGAGGAAAGATTAGATTTGGTTTATACTCTCGCAGATAAGTATATGAAAGAGACTGGAGCAAATTTAAAACTGGAAAAAACTACAGACAGAAAAAAAGCAATTGATGGAGCAGATTTTGTAATTAATACAGTAAAAGTTGGTGGATATCATAACATGGAGAAGGAAAGAGAGATTGCAGAAAGTCTTGGATACTACAGGGGTTTTGGAGATAGGGTAAGTGATTATTATGGTGGATTTGCAGCTTATGAGCAGTTGAAGTTTATAAGAGAGCTTGCAAAGGATGTGGAAAAGTTTGCGCCTGATGCTTGGTATATGCAGGTTTCAAATCCAGTATTTGAAGGGACAAACTTAGCTTTAAGAGAGACAGGACTAAAGGTTGTAGGTTTTTGTCATGGATACTTAGAATTATTCCATCTTATAAGAGTACTTGGACTTGATCCCAAAGATGTAGAAGAGCAGGTAGCAGGATTTAATCATTCTATTTTTCTTACAAAATTCAAATATAAAGGAGAAAATGCCTATCCCTTGATAGATAAATGGATAGAAGAGGAAGCGCCAAAACTTTGGAGTTCCTACGAATATATGATATCTCCTTGGGAATACACCCAACTTTCACCTGCAAGTGTGGAAATGTATAGGTTATATGGACTATTTCCCATAGGAGATACACCAAGGGCTGTTTCTCCATGGTGGTTTCATACCGATTTAAATGAGAAGAAGAAATGGTATCCTGCAGGAGGTCCTGATTCTGAAATAGGTTGGACTATGTATCTTTACGGTTTAAAAATGAGGCTTGCTCAGATGGAGAGACTGGCAAGAGATCCTAATGTATCCATAGTAAAGGAACTTCCTGTAGAAGAGAGTATGGAGTCTATAATTCCTTTTGTGGATGCTATAGTCAATAACCATAGGAGAAGACTTGTATTGAATGTGCCAAATCAGGGTGCAATTCCGGGAATTCCTGATGATGTGATAGTGGAAATTCCGGTATATGTGGACAAGAATGGAATAGAAAGGGAAAAGATAGAAAAAATACCATCGAGATTAATGCTATATGTTCTTATACCCAGATGGTTGAGGATGGAAAGGATACTACAAGCTTTTCAAGAAGGGGATAGAATTAGTCTCTTGCTTATGGTTATGGACGATCCAAGAACAAAGAGCTTTGAACAGGGTAAGAATTTAGTAGAAACTATGCTTTCTCAACCTTGGAATGAAGAGATGAATAAACACTATAAATAA